Proteins encoded in a region of the Cheilinus undulatus linkage group 8, ASM1832078v1, whole genome shotgun sequence genome:
- the LOC121513062 gene encoding protein S100-A1-like, which translates to MDPSLEQSMNGLMKVFQSHARKEGDKYKLNKAELKLLLEEQMGDSIAASKDPSVVDEFMLQLDQDRDGEVDFKEFAYTVVSLTVACHESL; encoded by the exons ATGGATCCCTCACTGGAGCAGAGTATGAATGGCCTCATGAAGGTGTTCCAGTCCCACGCTAGAAAGGAGGGAGACAAATACAAGCTGAACAAAGCTGAGCTGAAGCTCCTGTTAGAGGAGCAAATGGGTGATTCCATTGCT gcCAGCAAGGATCCCTCTGTTGTGGATGAATTCATGCTTCAGCTGGATCAAGACAGGGATGGAGAAGTGGATTTCAAAGAGTTTGCCTACACGGTTGTTTCACTCACTGTCGCCTGCCATGAATCCTTGTGA